The genomic region TGCGCCCTTTCGCATCCCGTTGATCGATATCCGCGCCGACGCTCCGATTGCCGTTCAAAGCGTCATCCTCTGCCGGCAAACCGTACTCCTGGAGCAATAAGACGATCTGGCTCCAGCCACCGCGCCGCGCCTCCCACACGGCGGACTCGAGCGTATTCGCCCCACGATCCAACAGCAGACGCGCCACGGCGACTTGCCCGCTCCTCGCGGCGGCGCTCAGCGGCAGAAGCTTATCGATCGGCGTATTCGGATCTGCCCCAGCGTCCAGAAAGGCCGTACCCCGATCCACATCCCCCAGCATAATCGCATCGAGAAAACCAACAGACGACGATATCTGCGCCAGATAGGCGGCGACTTCGCGATGCCCCTTTCTCGCGGCGACCGCAATTGGACTGCGCCGGCCAACGGCTCCGCCAGGCGCGACATTCGCGCCGCGCTCTACAAGCAACTGAACGGTTTCCAGATTCCCGCTGAACGCCGCAGCCGCAATCAACGGCGCATTCCACCCCGGCAACAAGCTCTCGACATCCACACCACGATCTAAGTGGCCGCGAAGGAGCTCCGTTTCTCCCAGAAGCGCGGCCTCCGCCGGCCCAATATTCGCTCCCGCCTCTCGGTACAGCCCAACCATCTCCCTATCGCCTCGCGCGCACGCCAGAAACAAGGGAGATTGAGTCCCAAGACGCGTCGGATGATTGACCTCCGCTCCCCGCGCCAGCAAGCAACGAGCGGCCTTGACATCGCCAAAAACGGCGGCGGAGCATAAGTGATTGTGCAGGCGAATGCGCTTTTTCGTTTCTATCGAATGCTCCATGACAAGAATCTTCCTATGATATCGCCAACAAATCTCAACAATTAAGCCGCCAGCAGAGCCGCACGATGCGGATCGCGCAGGGCAAAGTCCATCGCCGTTTCTCCCTTGGCGTTGCGCAGGGTGCGGTCGGCGCCGTGATCCAGGTAAAGCTGCATGAGATCTTCATGACCGTAGCGTGTCGCGCACATGAGGGGCGTCGTCCCCTCGTTGTCTTGAGTATTCACGTCGAGGCCAAGGTCGAGAAGGATGGTTTGGACCTCGACGCCATGATGCCACCCCCAGCCTGCCAGCAAGCCCAAACCGCTCTGGCCTTGGGCGTTGACGTGATGAATGTCCGCACCATGGTCCAACAAGAGGCGTACGTGGTCCGGTTTGCCGCACCAGATTGCCCGCATCAGCGGCGTCCAGCCCTGGTCGTCCTTGACATCGACAGCCGCGCCGGCGTCCAGCAACAGTTGCGTCGTTTCCAATGGTTTTCGGCGTCCGAGCCAATGCAGGGCCGTGCATCCCGAGGCGTCGCGGATATTGGGATCCGCGCCGTGCGCGAGCAACGCCCGCACAAGCGATGGAAAAAGCATCGCCTGACCGAGGAGCATCCCATCCGTCTTCTCCGATTCGTTCACAGGAAGCCCGCACTCCACCAGCAACAAAACAATATCCGTCCACCCGCCCCACAAGGCTTCGTCCCAAGCTGTGATCTTATGTCCGGGTGATCCATCCTTATGCAGAAGCTGAACGGAGCCAAAAACATCCGCGCCCCGATCCAGCAACATGCGAACAGTGTCTACTTGGCCGGTCATCGCCGCGGCGGCAAGAGGCAGAAGATCGCCAATGGGCGTATTGGGATCGGCGCCGCCGTCGAGAAACGCCGCCGCCGCCTCTGTCTCGCCGAGCATAACCGCTTCCAGCAAGCCAATGGACGGACCAATTTGGGCCAGATATGAAGCCGCTTCGCGATGCCCTCGCTTTGCGGCGCAGGCAAGCGGCGTCTGCCTGCTATTGAGCGCGGCAAGACTTGCGCCCCGCTCCACGAGCAAACGAACGGTCTCCAGATGGCCGCCATAAGCCGCCGCCGCGACGAGCGACGAATGCCAAACAGGGACGTTGGCTTTCTCGACAGACATTCCCGCATCGAGCATCTCGCGCAGAAGCTCCGTCTCTCCCAGGATCGCGGCTTCCGCCGATCGGATATCGGCTCCCGCCTTCCGAAACAGCGCGGCCATCTGCGCATCGCCATACCGGCAAGCTTGGAAGAGAGGAGACATACAACCGGATCCCGTTGGATAATTGACTTCGGCTCCGCGCGCAAGCCAGTAATGGGCAACCTGGATATCGCCAAAGGTCGCGGCGGACCAAAGATGAGTATGGAGCTTTAGGCGACGTTGTTCGTCTGGGGAAAACTGCATGCTGGTTTCCTCTCAAGCGGCGAGAATATATTTACCAGTATTTTACTATCAAAATGCAAATTCTCCGCCATATTTACTATACGCCTGCGCGAAACGATATTGTACTGTAGAATAGCGTCTGTCAAGGTTCACCGCAATGCCCAAGAAAACGAATTCTGACCGCCGACTGCTTCGATCGTATCCATCGTTACCGACTGTAGAGGTATCGCTCAAGAATCGAGAGCTTACCGTCCATACTTTGAATGGAAATCCATATCACCGAAACCACAATATCGATGTCTACTCAGCCTGCTGGCTCAATGATGATCTTTATTTTGTCATTCAATCACAAGTTGGAAATAGCCGGCCACTTCAAAAAGTCCATTTTCAATCAACCGCAAATGTAGGTCCGACACGTGATGATGTCGCCGCAAACGTATGGATCAATCATGGATTTGCCGCCGTTCACCTGAAAGAAGAAGAACTACTTTTCCTAACCGAGCAGGATAAGATACTAAGGCAACCTCTTGCGTTACGGCGGCAATCCAGTAATCAAACGGTCGCCGCATGGTCGCCATCGATGCCGGTTCTAGCGATCCTGGACGAGAAAGGCCTGGGCATATGGCGTCCAGAACTCAACACAATAGAGACGCAGTATCTATGGGAATCACTCGATATCGCCCGCCGGGTTGATCAGAGCGAAATCCTTTGGTCACCCAACGGCCAATCCCTCATCATCGTGCGTGAACATTTGCCGCGAATGAGTTATGAGCAGATGGAGGCGGCGAGTCCGAAAGAGATCGAACAATACCTGGAATCGAGAATGACAGACGTCGCCGTACTGCAAACGGCGCCACGCCGCGAAGTGCTTCGCACGGAATCGCTGCCGCGATTGACGCTTATCGAGTGGGAGGACGATGTTGCCTATCGGACGCGCCAGCACTTGCCGGGCCGATTTAATGACGCCTATCTGCGCAGGCTCGTCCATAGCCAAAACTGAGTTATGGAGAAGGAGAATTTACTTATCATACAGGACAGGTGTGACTGATTTTTGTGAACCGCCTATTTCCCACAAGCTTCCAATTGTGGGCCGGAATCGGAAACGAGCGTTTCACAATCATCCGTCACACCCGTGGGCGCCGCGAACACAGGAGTTTGGGCCATTGATCCCGAACTAAACGTCCATCGGATCTCCGTCTTCTTCCAGGCATTGAGGCTAACACCGTGGCCGACGAAACCAGTTCTTCGACAGACAATATCGACTACGACGCGGACGCCGTGGCGCGGCTCCGCGACCTGGCGGAATCGTATCGGGCGCAGGGCAAGTACGCGGAGGCCGAGTGGCCCCTTCGCAGGGCTTTGGAGATGTGCGAAGCATCCCTTGGCGCCGATCATCTCGATACCGCGCTCTGTCTCAATAACCTGGCGGAGCTGTACAAGAATCAAGGGCGATATCAGGACGCCGGAGTTCTTCACAAGCGCGCGTTTATGACGAGGCGAAAACTGCTCGGCGATAAGCACCCGGCCACCGCCACCAGTATCAATAATCTGGCGGAATATTACGAAAGCCAAGGCAAGTACGATCGCGCGGAGCCGCTGTACCGGCATGCGGCGGCGGTTTTTGGCGAAGTGATGGGGGCCGAACATCCAAACACCGCAACAATCCTCAACAACCTCGCGGAGCTCTGCAAACGTCAAGGCAAGTACGCGGAGGCCGGGGCGCTCCATAAGCAAGCGCTGCGAATCTTCCAAAAGTCTCTCGGCGAGATGCACCCCGATACGGCGAGTAGCCTTAACAATCTGGGCGAATTGTATGGGATTCTTGGAAAGTATGACCAGGCGGAGACGCTCTGCGCTCGCGCGCTGGATATTCGAGCGCGGATACTGGGGCCGGAGCATCCCAGCACGGCGACCTGCTACCACGAGCTGGCGGCGCTGCGCCAAAAGCAAGGCAAGTACGCGGAGGCCGAGCCGCTGTATCGCCGCGCGCT from Capsulimonas corticalis harbors:
- a CDS encoding ankyrin repeat domain-containing protein; the encoded protein is MEHSIETKKRIRLHNHLCSAAVFGDVKAARCLLARGAEVNHPTRLGTQSPLFLACARGDREMVGLYREAGANIGPAEAALLGETELLRGHLDRGVDVESLLPGWNAPLIAAAAFSGNLETVQLLVERGANVAPGGAVGRRSPIAVAARKGHREVAAYLAQISSSVGFLDAIMLGDVDRGTAFLDAGADPNTPIDKLLPLSAAARSGQVAVARLLLDRGANTLESAVWEARRGGWSQIVLLLQEYGLPAEDDALNGNRSVGADIDQRDAKGRTALMRAIWGGRPEQVRSLLAHGADPRLTDHQGQTALNLIEGWSWRHGVEIQTLLLDLGLDVNTQDNEGMTPLMRAIRHGGNDLVQLYVDRGADRTLRDVKGRAALDLVGDDPDLLALFAA
- a CDS encoding ankyrin repeat domain-containing protein, which encodes MQFSPDEQRRLKLHTHLWSAATFGDIQVAHYWLARGAEVNYPTGSGCMSPLFQACRYGDAQMAALFRKAGADIRSAEAAILGETELLREMLDAGMSVEKANVPVWHSSLVAAAAYGGHLETVRLLVERGASLAALNSRQTPLACAAKRGHREAASYLAQIGPSIGLLEAVMLGETEAAAAFLDGGADPNTPIGDLLPLAAAAMTGQVDTVRMLLDRGADVFGSVQLLHKDGSPGHKITAWDEALWGGWTDIVLLLVECGLPVNESEKTDGMLLGQAMLFPSLVRALLAHGADPNIRDASGCTALHWLGRRKPLETTQLLLDAGAAVDVKDDQGWTPLMRAIWCGKPDHVRLLLDHGADIHHVNAQGQSGLGLLAGWGWHHGVEVQTILLDLGLDVNTQDNEGTTPLMCATRYGHEDLMQLYLDHGADRTLRNAKGETAMDFALRDPHRAALLAA
- a CDS encoding tetratricopeptide repeat protein, yielding MADETSSSTDNIDYDADAVARLRDLAESYRAQGKYAEAEWPLRRALEMCEASLGADHLDTALCLNNLAELYKNQGRYQDAGVLHKRAFMTRRKLLGDKHPATATSINNLAEYYESQGKYDRAEPLYRHAAAVFGEVMGAEHPNTATILNNLAELCKRQGKYAEAGALHKQALRIFQKSLGEMHPDTASSLNNLGELYGILGKYDQAETLCARALDIRARILGPEHPSTATCYHELAALRQKQGKYAEAEPLYRRALTIRKKTFGAEHAHTAATVSNLAELYKSQGKYEQAEALCIKALRALEKTLGADHPNTATSRNNLAQIYECQGRHTEAEPLYARALASLESALGVQHPSAATVRANRDNNRMLRDQSPRA